The Panicum virgatum strain AP13 chromosome 5K, P.virgatum_v5, whole genome shotgun sequence genome has a window encoding:
- the LOC120709140 gene encoding uncharacterized protein LOC120709140 isoform X1 gives MEDGDAETAQRDAITARMRGQDYAGARALLLQALQTNPRLDGALEMLTVLEVLCAATKAHAGPGRGVDWYRVLQVLPGDDAARIGARYRSIVAQLEPIGGDLPGAELALRLVREAYAVLSDPEKREGFNSRDIFARLVRSGVVNAPTPHSTMVRSDKLNSLHTRDIMTADFTSNAVSHFQHTDKSCFDDRNSHLSNVASSSRTKRMDPCFLGDDGDLQPPDDNHVDKKQKSVCEEDLYCASPSQEDFDAFFDVPSDAKEDEHCSGKQYDYHNFEEDRAIENFATGQVWAAYDWERFPRRYALITKVLMDKMQLCVSWFNPCLQSDEERKWSCAGLPLVCGTFAAEECRISLACPTIFCHQISSDNLNQRLEIYPQEGEVWAIYSDWDIGWCADPEMWKKSAFSIVEILTSYSKEAGCTVAHLVKVDGHGSVFQRHLKSGTEHLLQIRSDNLLMFSHRIPSFRFTPEAGTMFELQHSAVPQTLCQEHAKPCISSLSFSGLHDDTNGFPETAVAQFSNPSTSKMDSGAPLQATVSCNNKLSPNDFLEGQIWAVFDSRDRMPRSYVRIIRVVSCTSVFVLKLEHHPMLNEEIRWVEDGLPVASGVFRAGTETTYKDIWELSHPVECDWSAKRSFYRIFPKKGEIWAMYKNWKVTLNSTDIDNCEIRMVEILSDYFDENGVNVCSLVRVKGCLTFFHRLVMEDFHLTRWIPRYEMLRFSHRIPAFVVVGIKGHDIPKGSWHLEPSALPTRIIH, from the coding sequence ATGGAGGACGGGGACGCCGAGACGGCCCAGAGGGACGCGATCACCGCGAGGATGCGGGGCCAGGACTACGCCGGCGCcagggcgctgctgctgcaggcgctGCAGACCAACCCCAGGCTGGACGGCGCCCTGGAGATGCTAACCGTGCTCGAGGTCCTCTGCGCCGCGACCAAGGCGCATGCCGGCCCCGGCCGTGGCGTGGACTGGTACAGGGTCCTCCAGGTGCTGCCCGGGGACGATGCTGCCAGGATCGGGGCGCGGTACAGGAGCATCGTGGCTCAGCTGGAGCCGATCGGGGGCGATCTGCCCGGCGCTGAGTTGGCTCTCCGGCTTGTCAGGGAGGCGTATGCGGTGCTGTCTGATCCGGAGAAGAGAGAGGGGTTCAATTCCAGGGACATTTTTGCTCGGTTAGTTCGTTCTGGTGTTGTTAACGCACCAACTCCTCATAGTACAATGGTCCGTTCTGACAAGCTAAACAGCCTTCACACAAGGGATATTATGACAGCGGATTTCACAAGCAATGCAGTCTCACATTTTCAGCACACCGACAAATCATGCTTTGACGACAGGAACTCACATCTTTCAAATGTGGCTAGTTCTTCTAGAACTAAGAGGATGGATCCTTGCTTTCTAGGTGATGACGGTGACTTGCAGCCACCTGACGACAACCATGTTGACAAGAAGCAAAAGAGTGTATGTGAAGAGGACCTTTATTGTGCGTCCCCCTCACAGGAAGATTTTGATGCCTTCTTTGATGTTCCGTCAGATGCCAAAGAAGATGAACACTGCTCTGGCAAACAGTACGATTATCATAACTTTGAGGAAGATAGGGCGATAGAGAACTTTGCTACTGGTCAGGTTTGGGCAGCATATGACTGGGAGAGGTTTCCTCGCAGATATGCACTGATAACTAAAGTATTAATGGATAAAATGCAGTTATGTGTCTCATGGTTCAACCCCTGTCTGCAATCTGATGAAGAGAGGAAATGGTCGTGTGCAGGCTTGCCATTGGTTTGTGGAACTTTTGCTGCGGAAGAATGCCGTATCTCATTAGCTTGTCCAACTATTTTCTGCCATCAGATTTCCAGTGATAACCTGAATCAGCGTCTTGAAATATATCCCCAGGAAGGTGAGGTCTGGGCCATATACAGTGACTGGGATATTGGGTGGTGCGCTGATCCTGAGATGTGGAAGAAGAGTGCCTTCTCTATTGTTGAAATTCTTACCAGTTATTCAAAAGAAGCAGGTTGCACCGTCGCACACTTGGTAAAGGTAGATGGACATGGAAGTGTTTTTCAGAGGCATTTGAAGAGTGGAACAGAGCACTTGTTACAAATACGCAGTGACAATCTACTCATGTTTTCTCACAGGATCCCATCTTTCAGATTTACTCCTGAGGCTGGAACTATGTTCGAGCTTCAACATTCTGCAGTTCCACAAACACTGTGCCAAGAACATGCAAAGCCATGTATTTCTAGTTTGTCCTTTTCAGGTTTACATGATGACACAAACGGCTTTCCTGAAACTGCTGTTGCACAATTCTCAAATCCTTCAACAAGCAAAATGGATTCAGGTGCCCCATTGCAAGCCACGGTGAGCTGCAATAACAAGTTGTCCCCCAACGATTTCCTGGAGGGCCAGATATGGGCTGTATTTGATTCTCGGGACCGGATGCCTAGGTCTTATGTCAGAATAATCCGTGTGGTTTCATGTACTTCAGTTTTTGTGTTGAAATTGGAACATCACCCTATGCTTAATGAAGAGATACGGTGGGTTGAAGATGGTCTACCGGTTGCTTCTGGGGTATTTCGTGCTGGTACTGAAACTACTTACAAGGACATCTGGGAGTTGTCTCACCCTGTAGAGTGTGATTGGAGTGCAAAGAGGTCTTTCTACCGAATTTTCCcaaagaaaggggaaatatgGGCCATGTACAAAAACTGGAAGGTCACCTTGAATAGCACTGATATTGATAACTGTGAAATTCGCATGGTTGAGATCCTCTCAGACTACTTCGATGAAAATGGAGTCAATGTGTGCAGCTTGGTTAGGGTAAAAGGTTGCTTAACCTTTTTTCATAGGTTAGTAATGGAAGATTTCCATTTGACAAGATGGATTCCAAGGTATGAAATGCTCAGGTTTTCCCATCGTATTCCTGCTTTCGTTGTTGTTGGAATCAAAGGTCACGATATACCAAAAGGGTCATGGCATCTGGAACCAAGTGCCCTTCCTACAAGGATCATACATTAA
- the LOC120709140 gene encoding uncharacterized protein LOC120709140 isoform X2 has translation MEDGDAETAQRDAITARMRGQDYAGARALLLQALQTNPRLDGALEMLTVLEVLCAATKAHAGPGRGVDWYRVLQVLPGDDAARIGARYRSIVAQLEPIGGDLPGAELALRLVREAYAVLSDPEKREGFNSRDIFARLVRSGVVNAPTPHSTMVRSDKLNSLHTRDIMTADFTSNAVSHFQHTDKSCFDDRNSHLSNVASSSRTKRMDPCFLGDDGDLQPPDDNHVDKKQKSVCEEDLYCASPSQEDFDAFFDVPSDAKEDEHCSGKQYDYHNFEEDRAIENFATGQVWAAYDWERFPRRYALITKVLMDKMQLCVSWFNPCLQSDEERKWSCAGLPLVCGTFAAEECRISLACPTIFCHQISSDNLNQRLEIYPQEGEVWAIYSDWDIGWCADPEMWKKSAFSIVEILTSYSKEAGCTVAHLVKVDGHGSVFQRHLKSGTEHLLQIRSDNLLMFSHRIPSFRFTPEAGTMFELQHSAVPQTLCQEHAKPCISSLSFSGLHDDTNGFPETAVAQFSNPSTSKMDSGAPLQATVSCNNKLSPNDFLEGQIWAVFDSRDRMPRSYVRIIRVVSCTSVFVLKLEHHPMLNEEIRWVEDGLPVASGVFRAGTETTYKDIWELSHPVECDWSAKRSFYRIFPKKGEIWAMYKNWKVTLNSTDIDNCEIRMVEILSDYFDENGVNVCSLVRVKGCLTFFHRLVMEDFHLTRWIPRE, from the coding sequence ATGGAGGACGGGGACGCCGAGACGGCCCAGAGGGACGCGATCACCGCGAGGATGCGGGGCCAGGACTACGCCGGCGCcagggcgctgctgctgcaggcgctGCAGACCAACCCCAGGCTGGACGGCGCCCTGGAGATGCTAACCGTGCTCGAGGTCCTCTGCGCCGCGACCAAGGCGCATGCCGGCCCCGGCCGTGGCGTGGACTGGTACAGGGTCCTCCAGGTGCTGCCCGGGGACGATGCTGCCAGGATCGGGGCGCGGTACAGGAGCATCGTGGCTCAGCTGGAGCCGATCGGGGGCGATCTGCCCGGCGCTGAGTTGGCTCTCCGGCTTGTCAGGGAGGCGTATGCGGTGCTGTCTGATCCGGAGAAGAGAGAGGGGTTCAATTCCAGGGACATTTTTGCTCGGTTAGTTCGTTCTGGTGTTGTTAACGCACCAACTCCTCATAGTACAATGGTCCGTTCTGACAAGCTAAACAGCCTTCACACAAGGGATATTATGACAGCGGATTTCACAAGCAATGCAGTCTCACATTTTCAGCACACCGACAAATCATGCTTTGACGACAGGAACTCACATCTTTCAAATGTGGCTAGTTCTTCTAGAACTAAGAGGATGGATCCTTGCTTTCTAGGTGATGACGGTGACTTGCAGCCACCTGACGACAACCATGTTGACAAGAAGCAAAAGAGTGTATGTGAAGAGGACCTTTATTGTGCGTCCCCCTCACAGGAAGATTTTGATGCCTTCTTTGATGTTCCGTCAGATGCCAAAGAAGATGAACACTGCTCTGGCAAACAGTACGATTATCATAACTTTGAGGAAGATAGGGCGATAGAGAACTTTGCTACTGGTCAGGTTTGGGCAGCATATGACTGGGAGAGGTTTCCTCGCAGATATGCACTGATAACTAAAGTATTAATGGATAAAATGCAGTTATGTGTCTCATGGTTCAACCCCTGTCTGCAATCTGATGAAGAGAGGAAATGGTCGTGTGCAGGCTTGCCATTGGTTTGTGGAACTTTTGCTGCGGAAGAATGCCGTATCTCATTAGCTTGTCCAACTATTTTCTGCCATCAGATTTCCAGTGATAACCTGAATCAGCGTCTTGAAATATATCCCCAGGAAGGTGAGGTCTGGGCCATATACAGTGACTGGGATATTGGGTGGTGCGCTGATCCTGAGATGTGGAAGAAGAGTGCCTTCTCTATTGTTGAAATTCTTACCAGTTATTCAAAAGAAGCAGGTTGCACCGTCGCACACTTGGTAAAGGTAGATGGACATGGAAGTGTTTTTCAGAGGCATTTGAAGAGTGGAACAGAGCACTTGTTACAAATACGCAGTGACAATCTACTCATGTTTTCTCACAGGATCCCATCTTTCAGATTTACTCCTGAGGCTGGAACTATGTTCGAGCTTCAACATTCTGCAGTTCCACAAACACTGTGCCAAGAACATGCAAAGCCATGTATTTCTAGTTTGTCCTTTTCAGGTTTACATGATGACACAAACGGCTTTCCTGAAACTGCTGTTGCACAATTCTCAAATCCTTCAACAAGCAAAATGGATTCAGGTGCCCCATTGCAAGCCACGGTGAGCTGCAATAACAAGTTGTCCCCCAACGATTTCCTGGAGGGCCAGATATGGGCTGTATTTGATTCTCGGGACCGGATGCCTAGGTCTTATGTCAGAATAATCCGTGTGGTTTCATGTACTTCAGTTTTTGTGTTGAAATTGGAACATCACCCTATGCTTAATGAAGAGATACGGTGGGTTGAAGATGGTCTACCGGTTGCTTCTGGGGTATTTCGTGCTGGTACTGAAACTACTTACAAGGACATCTGGGAGTTGTCTCACCCTGTAGAGTGTGATTGGAGTGCAAAGAGGTCTTTCTACCGAATTTTCCcaaagaaaggggaaatatgGGCCATGTACAAAAACTGGAAGGTCACCTTGAATAGCACTGATATTGATAACTGTGAAATTCGCATGGTTGAGATCCTCTCAGACTACTTCGATGAAAATGGAGTCAATGTGTGCAGCTTGGTTAGGGTAAAAGGTTGCTTAACCTTTTTTCATAGGTTAGTAATGGAAGATTTCCATTTGACAAGATGGATTCCAAG
- the LOC120709140 gene encoding uncharacterized protein LOC120709140 isoform X3, producing the protein MEDGDAETAQRDAITARMRGQDYAGARALLLQALQTNPRLDGALEMLTVLEVLCAATKAHAGPGRGVDWYRVLQVLPGDDAARIGARYRSIVAQLEPIGGDLPGAELALRLVREAYAVLSDPEKREGFNSRDIFARLVRSGVVNAPTPHSTMVRSDKLNSLHTRDIMTADFTSNAVSHFQHTDKSCFDDRNSHLSNVASSSRTKRMDPCFLGDDGDLQPPDDNHVDKKQKSVCEEDLYCASPSQEDFDAFFDVPSDAKEDEHCSGKQYDYHNFEEDRAIENFATGQVWAAYDWERFPRRYALITKVLMDKMQLCVSWFNPCLQSDEERKWSCAGLPLVCGTFAAEECRISLACPTIFCHQISSDNLNQRLEIYPQEGEVWAIYSDWDIGWCADPEMWKKSAFSIVEILTSYSKEAGCTVAHLVKVDGHGSVFQRHLKSGTEHLLQIRSDNLLMFSHRIPSFRFTPEAGTMFELQHSAVPQTLCQEHAKPCISSLSFSGLHDDTNGFPETAVAQFSNPSTSKMDSGAPLQATVSCNNKLSPNDFLEGQIWAVFDSRDRMPRSYVRIIRVVSCTSVFVLKLEHHPMLNEEIRWVEDGLPVASGVFRAGTETTYKDIWELSHPVECDWSAKRSFYRIFPKKGEIWAMYKNWKVTLNSTDIDNCEIRMVEILSDYFDENGVNVCSLVRVKGCLTFFHRLVMEDFHLTRWIPR; encoded by the exons ATGGAGGACGGGGACGCCGAGACGGCCCAGAGGGACGCGATCACCGCGAGGATGCGGGGCCAGGACTACGCCGGCGCcagggcgctgctgctgcaggcgctGCAGACCAACCCCAGGCTGGACGGCGCCCTGGAGATGCTAACCGTGCTCGAGGTCCTCTGCGCCGCGACCAAGGCGCATGCCGGCCCCGGCCGTGGCGTGGACTGGTACAGGGTCCTCCAGGTGCTGCCCGGGGACGATGCTGCCAGGATCGGGGCGCGGTACAGGAGCATCGTGGCTCAGCTGGAGCCGATCGGGGGCGATCTGCCCGGCGCTGAGTTGGCTCTCCGGCTTGTCAGGGAGGCGTATGCGGTGCTGTCTGATCCGGAGAAGAGAGAGGGGTTCAATTCCAGGGACATTTTTGCTCGGTTAGTTCGTTCTGGTGTTGTTAACGCACCAACTCCTCATAGTACAATGGTCCGTTCTGACAAGCTAAACAGCCTTCACACAAGGGATATTATGACAGCGGATTTCACAAGCAATGCAGTCTCACATTTTCAGCACACCGACAAATCATGCTTTGACGACAGGAACTCACATCTTTCAAATGTGGCTAGTTCTTCTAGAACTAAGAGGATGGATCCTTGCTTTCTAGGTGATGACGGTGACTTGCAGCCACCTGACGACAACCATGTTGACAAGAAGCAAAAGAGTGTATGTGAAGAGGACCTTTATTGTGCGTCCCCCTCACAGGAAGATTTTGATGCCTTCTTTGATGTTCCGTCAGATGCCAAAGAAGATGAACACTGCTCTGGCAAACAGTACGATTATCATAACTTTGAGGAAGATAGGGCGATAGAGAACTTTGCTACTGGTCAGGTTTGGGCAGCATATGACTGGGAGAGGTTTCCTCGCAGATATGCACTGATAACTAAAGTATTAATGGATAAAATGCAGTTATGTGTCTCATGGTTCAACCCCTGTCTGCAATCTGATGAAGAGAGGAAATGGTCGTGTGCAGGCTTGCCATTGGTTTGTGGAACTTTTGCTGCGGAAGAATGCCGTATCTCATTAGCTTGTCCAACTATTTTCTGCCATCAGATTTCCAGTGATAACCTGAATCAGCGTCTTGAAATATATCCCCAGGAAGGTGAGGTCTGGGCCATATACAGTGACTGGGATATTGGGTGGTGCGCTGATCCTGAGATGTGGAAGAAGAGTGCCTTCTCTATTGTTGAAATTCTTACCAGTTATTCAAAAGAAGCAGGTTGCACCGTCGCACACTTGGTAAAGGTAGATGGACATGGAAGTGTTTTTCAGAGGCATTTGAAGAGTGGAACAGAGCACTTGTTACAAATACGCAGTGACAATCTACTCATGTTTTCTCACAGGATCCCATCTTTCAGATTTACTCCTGAGGCTGGAACTATGTTCGAGCTTCAACATTCTGCAGTTCCACAAACACTGTGCCAAGAACATGCAAAGCCATGTATTTCTAGTTTGTCCTTTTCAGGTTTACATGATGACACAAACGGCTTTCCTGAAACTGCTGTTGCACAATTCTCAAATCCTTCAACAAGCAAAATGGATTCAGGTGCCCCATTGCAAGCCACGGTGAGCTGCAATAACAAGTTGTCCCCCAACGATTTCCTGGAGGGCCAGATATGGGCTGTATTTGATTCTCGGGACCGGATGCCTAGGTCTTATGTCAGAATAATCCGTGTGGTTTCATGTACTTCAGTTTTTGTGTTGAAATTGGAACATCACCCTATGCTTAATGAAGAGATACGGTGGGTTGAAGATGGTCTACCGGTTGCTTCTGGGGTATTTCGTGCTGGTACTGAAACTACTTACAAGGACATCTGGGAGTTGTCTCACCCTGTAGAGTGTGATTGGAGTGCAAAGAGGTCTTTCTACCGAATTTTCCcaaagaaaggggaaatatgGGCCATGTACAAAAACTGGAAGGTCACCTTGAATAGCACTGATATTGATAACTGTGAAATTCGCATGGTTGAGATCCTCTCAGACTACTTCGATGAAAATGGAGTCAATGTGTGCAGCTTGGTTAGGGTAAAAGGTTGCTTAACCTTTTTTCATAGGTTAGTAATGGAAGATTTCCATTTGACAAGATGGATTCCAAG ATGA